The genomic segment actgagtacaacttgagggttaagggccttgctcagggcaagcagcaatttggcagtggtggaccTTGAACCAtaaaccttctaattacaagtcaagtaccttaaccactgagctaccactgccaagaCCTAAACCAAGATTTCTAAATAAATGTCAGTAGCTTAATTTTGATCAGAAGTGATGTCCACGTAGACTCTAATGCGATTAACAAGAAAATGCCTGTAGATGAAAACACGGAGTGGAAACAAGACAACCGTAACGAACTCACATTCATCAGGCTAAGCTGGCGAATGATGTAGTCTGGGCAGTTCTCCTCGTGTTTGATCTTCACAACAAAATCATCAAAaatctctgtttccctctccaCGGATGGCCAGTACTGGGCACATTTGTTCTAAGAAGCAAAACATCATCGGTCAAACTTACGGAGCTTTTACATATTACGCATCGAGCCTTGTGTCTGAACAGATTATACAATGCTTTCCAAAGAAAATGGGTTTTGGTCTCTTTAGAACATAAACTTGAAATCTTTTACCTAATCTGTAATGTAAGATATAAAAGCTGCTCTTTGACAATGGAAAAAACTGATTTGGTGAGGTCAAACCctttatgaatgaataaaaacactGGCATGCAAACAAACTCATCCACCCACCTTGTTCCCTTCCTCGCAGCGGGTAACCATGACGATGATGGATGACTTTTGCTCCCAGACCATTCTCCAAAAATCTTCCACTGTCTCATCCTTTGGCCCTGAATGAAATCAGCATTACAATCAACATTAGCGATCAGGAAAGACTGCTAGTGTAGGCCTTAAAGATCAGAACAATAAGCTATGTGATTACCCTGGGCTGCTATGTATTTGTTGGGCTCCTTGTAACCCTGTACAAAGACATGTAACCAATTTGTAACTTTATAATATGAGGACAATGGGAATGGGTAAGTTAAATGTTACATTGTAACCTGCAGGCAAGGTTTCTGATGCACTACACGTACCTCAATAAAACTGGCATTAATGTAGTCATGTCTTCCTCCATTAGAGAGGGAAACACGATTGTAGTCATCTGAGAACACATGTAAGGGAACACTTTATTACTAATTGAATAATGATTGAAAACTGAACAAGAAACTAAATGTACAAACAATGGAGTTCAGACTGTATTTGGTCCATGTTTAACTCACAGGGAAGAATGTCCACATATCGATTCTTTGATTGGTTTTCTGATTTCTTGGCCTCTTTGACGGTGTAATTTGAGAAAATACGTGGAATGCTCTatgaagaaaaaacaagcaAGGCTTAACGGAAGCGAATCATCACATGTCTAGCCTCTCTGCCAACTCAGGCTTTGCTCTTTATTCTTGCCGAGGGAGCCGAGACACGCGTAGTGTGGAATGAAATCAGCGCGAGTCACCTGAAATTCCTCCATGAACAGGCGTCCCTCATCAGCGATCTTCTTCCTGTAAGTGTCTACCAGCGCATCGGCACTGATGGGCTCCACGTGGAGCAGGTTTTCTGGACAGGAAGAGAACTACATTAGCCCAAGACCTCCAGTCCCAAAAAATGGACACTTGCAGGTAAAGGGAACAATACCTTACCTTGAGGAAGAAGGTGATCCATCTCACATACTTCActgcagtaacaaaaaaaagcagaagacCAACTTGAGATTGGGTTAAAAATGGGTTAATTAAAAAAGTTAACCTACAATGTAGGCCAATATAGATGACAGCTCAGCAGTAGTGAGTGCTGACACAGACCTTGACCGCTTCCTCTGCAGAGCAAAGATTTTGTACATGACGAACAGGAGAGCAAGAGATGTAACAAAGATGAGGAAGCCCAGGAAGCCCAGAACAGCTTTATAATTGTCTGTCATTGAGAAACATATAGATATGTTTGTAAAGGAAAATTATGAGTTCTGAATTATTTCCTATAATATCTAGAACATCTTGACTAACACAAATTGGATTCAATTAAAACCTCTTACATTGAGTTGTATGTTGTGTACTTTGGACATCACTTTTATTTCCTTTGCCATTTTCAGCGTAGACCTGAAAGGAAAATATATAAgatgaaatgcaaatgcagtgatGCCCAAAGTTAGTATTAAGAAACTGCAAATGATGAGTCATAAATACCAGAAATGTATAAGTCGTTAAGTAATAGAGGTTCTCCAAAAGGAAGGAACAATTCTCTTCATTTGATGTATTTTGTTTGGTAGATTCCACCTTATTGCCATTTGTGAGGTTTAGATAGCACGTTCCATTTTTCCCATTCCATTTAACATGATATGTCACATAAAAGGCATTATGCTGAGGCATTACAAAATTCTTCTCAGAGATTTCAGGTTCTATAAAGGCAAAATGAGAGGCATACAAAATGAGaggcatacacatacaaactcaaGTGTCTAGTATCTCAGTCACTTGCAAAAGAATACTAAGCATTTTGGAACGTGGATTCCCAATGTTTGCAGTATCATTCTGAGGATCACACTGGGAGTAACCGAAATTGACCCCATCTTTATAACTCCTTGTGAAATCTCATTATCTTGCAATATCGTGAAACATATTGTGAACCACCCTGCGCACAGACACCACATGTTGACATATAGCTAATGCCACATCATTTCAAAACATGTATTGTATTCATCATAAAAGTATTTGTGTTGTATGCACCAAATAAGACTGATTTGAGGGCATTTAACCTAAATAGGAGCAATTAGATCAGCTTGCCAGGAAATATGTATCCATTTTGCATCTGATCTAGGTCCAAGTGGAGCTCATGGGTTCTTTAGCAGGTTTTTAGAAGGAAGAACCACAGAGCTACCAGCTCTCCATTCATTCTGTTACTTATAGTTATGTTTGCATAAACAGTCCTCTGTGCTGAGAACCCTGTCACTGGGACAAGCTTTACTGGCCAGAGAGGACCGGTGGGGGTGAAGTCAGTACGTGAgtaagggagagggggggggagggataAGGAGCAAAGTGGTACATTGTCTGCTAGTCTACATCTCTTCTCACcagatgcacaaacatacagtgAGGTGTACAGCTTGGCCCAGATGATCAGGCCAAGACTAAGGCAGAATCATTCGAATTCATCTGTCAGCATTGCTGGATAGTGGCATGGAGAGTGTTTCATGAAGGATCTGGATTATAATAGTATCAAATTTCCAAAAATATTGTTCTAAAGGTCTAAAGCATTTAATCATTGCAAATTCTTTACATGTCATACTTACTTCCAGACAGTGTTTCAACAGCCATTGTTATACTGTGgacatttttgctgttgttaTAGTCAACACGAATTGTACATGTATAATGGCTATCAAATTCCAATGCAGGCACATTACAGGAATTCGGATTTTGGTTCCAAATGCATGAATCTGTTTTTTCTGAAAGAACAAAGAGCACTCGCATCTTAACTCACAAAAAGATGACAAAACTCTTAATAATGAATATGGGCAGAATACACAATGCAAAGAATACTCTCTCAAGTTTTAGTTTCcattccatatatatatatataatagaaactagaaatgactgaaaataaattctgatgtaaaaagagaaatgttttaaaagattcTTATATGAAAGAATGTTATAGAAAAGAATTATGTCTTACCTTGTTTACTCTCACATGTGACATTATAGGTAACCTTTTGCTCATCACAGTTTGGGCTTGTTAAACTCCATGATGCCATAATGCTATTAGTACTTGCCTCGAGCTTAGGTTCACTACTATTTTTCCACtctatatgaaaataaatttagCAGATGAACatttaagtgttttattttcactccATGTCCAAATTAAATAATAAGGTAAAGTGATGTGAACATTTCCATTTTCTCACTATTGATGGCATTTTTGAGGACAATTTGCACAAAACTAATTCAAAATGAGCTAATTTTTAGATATAATGATTTGACAGGTGAATTACATCTCTTTGGAGCAGTATTGCTTTATTAATTCTTTCGACAAAGCATCAGTACTGTACTgaaaaaaaggctaaaaatatttttgctccagtactgacagacagaaatggctttttatttgtttcaaatgAATCTGATAGTGTACTCAACCTCTTTAAAGGGACAGTCTGGATTGTTAGTCAGAGTGTTGAAGTGCTTGAGCAGTCAGTATAACCACTAGGCCACTTTCAAGTGTGTGCAGTCTAACTTTGGCTATCAGAACAACAGTCCatggttaaaagaaaaaagatgatttTTGATATAAACCAAAAATGGGTCACAGAGTCAACTTCTTTGGTGCTGGTAAATTTTGGTATTGCTGTGTTCTCTGAAGTTTGGTATTGTTGTGTCCTCCAATCTTTTTAGAACTCATCAGTGCCTGCTGGTTAAGTAACAGGAATACTGTAATGATAGTggcgctatatatatatatatatatatatatatatatatatatatatatatatatatatatatatatatatatagatagatagatagatagatagatagatagatagatagatagatagatagatagatagatagatagatagatagatagatagataagtGCTCTTGCTTATGTACAGATAGCTAAGATATCTAAAATCTGAAATTGCATACTATCCTATGATATACTCTGATATACTCTATATAATCCCTGAAGTACACCAATATGAAGTCTGTGGAGAAATGACATACTAATGAAACACTAAAAGGTTATGACATGCTCATATGATGGTAAAGGTGTTGAATAACTTACCAAACATTAGCtagcacattttaaacatgaattaaattaaactgCTACATGTAGAGtgaatatgtaattaaaagaaagagctgatgtgtgttttgattaCGGCCACTGATAGCCCCAGTTCCTTTCTGTGGTGCGAGACGGGATTTTAAAATAGTGTGACAAATGTCCTCTACAGTAATATAAAGCCTTAAAATACAAAAGTTAGACTCAGAATCATGcaacaaatgtgcatttttgaACTGACTTATTCAACTTTTAAAACTAAACACCAAAAAGACATTTTGGCACAATTTGAAATGAGCCCTAAATGAGTCAAAtgtgctcagtggttaaggtatttgacttgtaattagaaggtttatggttcaagccctgccactgttgggcccctgagcaaggcccttaaccctcaagttgtactcagtcataattgtaagttgctttggataaaagtgccagtTAAGTTCTGTAAATGTAAGCAGTACATGCTGCAATGGAGTTTATATATAGATGTGGGTAAAAACATCATTGAATATGTcattaaatgcataattaataacCGCATGGCTGCAGTTACTGTGGCTAAAAGTAACAtaacaagcttttaaaaactgaattttgtaaTTGGTTTTGTCCTGAACCTTCTCTGGTAACATTCTCTTTGAGGAATAAACCACAAACTGAAAGAGGAAGATAGGTCATGTGACCAATGGATGAAACATGgatttgtaattatttagaACATTATAAACACAGAATATTTTCCAAAAACGggatgaaatatatatatttttaaaaacaactgtaTCAGTACTTCGAATGCAGAGGCCGATATTTACATTGTGTGGGGACCCATGTGTTATGCATATATACGCTGTTAACTGAAAATGGACAATATGATGGTTTATGTGCCCAAAATAAAGTAAGACATGTAAAAGAAAGGTTTATAAATAGCTGTTTTGCTTACATTTTGACTACGACAAGGAATGGTAATAAGAATTCAAAAGGCAACACAGTGGGAACCACTACTAATAGTAAAAAGCGAATCAAATCACTGTTAATTCAATAAATAAGTAGAAGGTGAGGTTTAATTGGGTCTTTAGATCTGTGCAACACAAACTGATATTTAATACTCTGACCTCCAGCTCGGAGGTACCACTCTACAAGATGCTAGTGTAATACAGTAAAGTTACTGGAAGCAGGGCTGGGGGTAGTTTCTGGTTTGAACCAGTGCTAATGACAGTTAATATCTAAAATCACAAATCACAATTTGCTTAAAGCACCTGAGATCAATTTAAACATAAGGAGGAAAAGTGTCATCATGTCTAGGATTCTGCGTGCTAgcaaaaatgtcaaactgtTTTTTAGAGTCTGATACTAATTATCAACTTACCACATTCAAAGTAAACTGGAAATGTCTCAGGGGCAAAGAAAGCGTATGTGGCATTACAAGAGTAATTATGGTAAGGTTCCAGTTTAAcatgttcattttctttatatggtcttgctgaaaaaaaaaattataattgaCATATTATTATGTTAGATGATTTTAACAatttgtgaaacaaacaaaacaagcagcacCTCCTATGCATTTTATGCACAACAGTTCTAATGCTCACCAATGGAGTCGCAGCTGAATGTAACATCTCCAGCGCATGTTTCATTTCTATTTGTCCAATAGAATTCGCTGCTGACATTTTTGGTAAAATTGAAAGTAGGTTTATCTGTAACGAACACATTCAGGAAAACCAATGAGATTCtgaatcattttttaaagatcatATTACACATACTGTGAgcacacaaatattttgaagattttatatttctaaatggaaatgagacagagagacatattctaaagaaagactgcattattattataatacaggACTCTCTTTTCTCAAAACATGACATCATATTCCACTTAGTTtcaattatcattattatattcaatttaacattattattcatttgtatgtttgttattttatttaccaGAAATGGTTTGATATCTCAGACGTCAGTACACAATTGTTTATATGAGTTACTAATACAAATTGTGTggataatattttatttaatcactgtaATAAATATTGAATGTCTGCTTTAATTACTTACCCCAGTAAGTAACATTTGACGAAATTATGTTCTTCTTGAGTGTACAGGTATGGTTTAAACTGACATTATAATATTGGCAAGGCTCCAATTTCTCAAGTGGTATCTCGAAAATACTCTCAGTCATGTTTATCGTTGCACTGGTTATCGTTTTATTGGAAGCGTTATTCTTGAGTATCATAAAGTAGGGTTTACTGGggcaattatttttattaaactcTTCAAACGTCACTAGCAATGCATGTTtactttctattttttttactgttacaGAGGATTCACCTGCAAAGACATTTGTTACACATTTGTTATGGTGTACAcacctgaaaacaaaaaaatataatgaaccTGGGacaaatgtatcaaaacaaGATTACATGTGTTACATGCTGTGGTACATGCTGTGTTACAttatgctgtgttacttttaaaCATGATGGACACTTACATGTGGAGCAAGAACCTGTTGAGGCaaaagattacattttaaaccacGTCAATAAAATGTTCTGAAACAAAAGCACTGTTTGCATATGAACTGAACAAACCCGTGACACATTTGACACTATTACCTGCTTCagtggatgtgagtgtgggtgaggcTGTGCTAAGACTCGATGAGTCAGAGGTGAATGTGGGTGAGGCCTCTGAAAATAACCAATATTACCAACAGGTTGTAAAGTGTATAACAAAGTTGCCAGCACTACAATACACACATAACATCTCCTATAGTAGCTCTGATCATAAAGGACATCTGCATGAGGTACATCTGGGTTAAATCAAGTGAAGGCTTTGTACAGggataaaacagaaacaaatctgTGACTAATGACACCTCTGTTACCTGTTGTGGTGGACATGCGTGGGGGTAAGATTGTGTTAATGGAGGATGCTGTGTGCGAAGCGTCAGTGGTGTCTGTGATAATGAGTCCTGCAGATTTTCAACATTATGAACAGGTTGTAAAGTGAGACAAAGTTACCAGTACTACAATGTCAGTAATGAATACATGTTATGATTTGTGCATAAAGGTTTAGTTCACTGAGGTGCTGCTGGATAATTTGCTGCTGGATAATTTGTCCAAAATATTCTACCAAAAGCACATTTGCCTTTACTCTGCAGACACCCAGCTTGTCAGAAACCAACTAATCTcacacaatacagacaaaatGGATTCGATAAATATGCTTGTTACTCACGTGATGAATTTTCCGTGCTATGGTCTCCTGTGAAAAGAGTAATTTAAACAGGATATTGAAAAAAGAAGCAACAAAATACAAGGAAAATGAAGCACTGAAAATTCCAGAATGACATACACAACCTGgaagcaattttttaaaaacttgccAAAGTAAGTGATCGATTTGGATTCAAAAGCCTTTTGTATAGAGGATCAGCCTTTTGTATAGAGgatgtaaataattttgactCAAGAATAGTACATGGATGCAACACATCTGACGTTTGTGGAGATCCTTGCCCATAGGAACATttgctgttgttggtgtttgcagTGATTGTGAGGTTTTAGGTGAAAGAAAGGGTGTGGTGGTCTGGTTTGCTGCTTCAACAATGGACACaactgtgtgttgttgtgagGTGGTTGGAGGAAAGCTGTTTGTATTGTTGTCTATGATCAGAGGAATGATGGTAAATTAATCTTGTAGCTCATATTCTACTAATCTACATCCAGGAAAAATAGGAAATAGTGATAATCCTTAGAAAATCTTTCACCAGAAACACcacattatataaatgtattagtaTTCAGACAAAACAGATCTGCTGTGGCAAAGCCCATTTGGACTGATCTGTGTATGTGCGAAACACATGAGGATGAGAGAGTGTAGTCTAATCCAATGTGTCCAGAAAGAGGTTATGATCACACTTTCATCATGTAAATCATTCTGCAGTATAAGAGATCATTACAGGTTCCAGCAGTGGTTGTGGTTAATTGTTGGTGTTGTTAATATGAGTATgtcaatatatttaaaattatacacTATTTAgacctgtctgtgtctgtctctgcgtgtgcgtgtgtgtgtgtatgtgtgtgtgtgtgtgtcatgtaggCTACACAGAATGTTCATTATAATACACTAGTgcaaatttaattttatgttacACATAGATTTTAGTTGGTACTGACATGAATTAATTTGAGGAAGAGAAAGGTGCTAGCATCATCAGTGGGATTCTGGGTTCAATCCTCATGGAGCACACGTACAATGCTACTGAAAACAATGTTTGTTGCTCTAGATAGGAGGATGTGACAACTGCCATAAATGGACTCGAGGCATAAATACTCTAAAACGTTTGATCTGGAATACTTGGATTAATCTGAATAAGCCTAATCACTCTTTCACAAGTCAGTCATCATATCCAGATAACATTTACTTGTCTTCAAACATGTCAGGCTCTTTATAATAGTCTATAAGTCTAAGCTTTTAAATAGTCTATAGCCTAATAATCTGTTTCCAGAAACAGGGTATAATATCTAGCTACAACAGTGATCAATGAGAGTCTGGACCTACAGGCAGGTCTGTGGAATATCACTGCCAACAATAAGAGATCATTACCTGATCCagcagtggttgtgtgtgaataGTGATGTtgatgtgaggaggtgtgtggacGAGAGgctcttttattttctgtggcTAAAAGAAGCAAGAGATCTCACacttgtaaaaatgtaaaatggctATCATTCTGGCTACAGAAGGGCAATACTTGTAGtttggaataaaataaaaacatttggcaTATGTGGACCATTACTGGTGGAACCACTGGGGATGGAGGGGAAGGTGTAACGGCTTTCGTGTATAAATAGCGGATACAAATGTGAGCTGTTGTGAGTTGATGAGTGGAAGAAGGCTGTTTGAATTACTGTCTACGGTGAGAAGAATCATGGAATTAGTCTTGCAGCTCAATGAAAGAGAAAATACTATAAAGaagtaatgaaattaaaatgtaaaaaaaaaaaaatcagttagTACAAAAATCTGTATGATACTGTATTATATAACACATCATACCATAATGCCTGGATGTGGAGCATACACAACTTATAGGAGGAGAAATGTCTCTAGATTTTGTAGATTAATACAAATTGAGCCCAAACCAAAGTTTTGAATTGTGATGAGTTTTTGACTAGAGGTGGGAGTTTGAGGAGTGCAGGAGTGATTAAGAGTGTAAGGAATGATGAGTGGAGGCAGGGTTACCTGGACTGGTACTGAGACTGTTGAATGAGGTTGGCTGTGTGGAAGTAGAGGCCATCTTTGAGTCGCTATCTGTATGACAAGATCATGAGCATAACAGAGTCCAACATTACCAATTTAATCAGcagctttttacttttttattactATTCAGACAAAACAGATCTGCTGTGGCAAACCCCATTTGTACTGATCTGTGTACATGCGAAACACATGTGGATGAGAGCCTGTAGTCTAATAATCTGTGTCCAGAAAGAGGTTATGATCACAATTTCATTATGTAAATCATTACCTGTTCCAGCAGTGGTTGTGGGAAATTGTTGGTGTTgatgtgagggggtgtgtggaggaAAGGATGTGCTCATATTTATGGCTACAAGAAGTGAGAGTATGTTAATATATTCTAAATTAATACCATAATAATATCATATAGGCTACACATATTCTTTATAATACACTAATACAAAATGTACTTTATGTTACTCTTACTAATTTTTGGTTGGTATTGACATCAGTTAATCTGAGGAAGAATGTTCTTACTCTCTGTGCAGGACATTTGTACAGCAATGTGCAAGTAACAGCAGTGGGGACATGAGATCAGTTCCCAAGGAGCACACGTACGGTGATATTAAAAAGAATGTTCATGACTCTAGATAAGAGAATGTG from the Electrophorus electricus isolate fEleEle1 chromosome 26, fEleEle1.pri, whole genome shotgun sequence genome contains:
- the ptprc gene encoding receptor-type tyrosine-protein phosphatase C isoform X16; this translates as MSTSFPPHTPSHQHQQFPTTTAGTDSDSKMASTSTQPTSFNSLSTSPGDHSTENSSRLIITDTTDASHTASSINTILPPRMSTTTEASPTFTSDSSSLSTASPTLTSTEAGSCSTCESSVTVKKIESKHALLVTFEEFNKNNCPSKPYFMILKNNASNKTITSATINMTESIFEIPLEKLEPCQYYNVSLNHTCTLKKNIISSNVTYWDKPTFNFTKNVSSEFYWTNRNETCAGDVTFSCDSIARPYKENEHVKLEPYHNYSCNATYAFFAPETFPVYFECEWKNSSEPKLEASTNSIMASWSLTSPNCDEQKVTYNVTCESKQEKTDSCIWNQNPNSCNVPALEFDSHYTCTIRVDYNNSKNVHSITMAVETLSGKPEISEKNFVMPQHNAFYVTYHVKWNGKNGTCYLNLTNGNKVESTKQNTSNEENCSFLLENLYYLTTYTFLVYAENGKGNKSDVQSTQHTTQYNYKAVLGFLGFLIFVTSLALLFVMYKIFALQRKRSSEVCEMDHLLPQENLLHVEPISADALVDTYRKKIADEGRLFMEEFQSIPRIFSNYTVKEAKKSENQSKNRYVDILPYDYNRVSLSNGGRHDYINASFIEGYKEPNKYIAAQGPKDETVEDFWRMVWEQKSSIIVMVTRCEEGNKNKCAQYWPSVERETEIFDDFVVKIKHEENCPDYIIRQLSLMNRKEKAAERDVTHIQFMSWPDHGVPGDPGLLLKLRRRVNSFKNIFSGPIVVHCSAGVGRTGTYIGIDAMIESLEAEGRMDIYGYVAKLRRQRCLMVQVESQYVLIHTALIEYNQFGETEISLMDFHSTVNTLKQREGNEPSLLELEYQKLPKFKNWRLSNLAATEENKKKNRSSIVPYDFNRVLVKLEEEEGHNSDAEDEEDYSSDEDDETSTKYINASYVNGYWSPKSLITAQGPLDSTVEDFLQMLFQKQVPAVIMLSDCMENGKEFCAQYWAEEKKVFGEMEVEVKETESTPTYIRRRLQIQSTKVKESVTSEQYHFLKWAGHELPANPLDLIDMMKSIRQNVGHGNSRDNISSPIVVHCNDGSSRSGIFCALWKLLDSADTERLVDIFQVAKGLRKERLGMFTSLEQYQFLYEALQAAFPVQNGEVKKAAASPDSVQVINEASGTTSADQVEAANSQAPENQAIAPPENQAVENPNAATASPSPQEGTCESSCVPEKAPSETTTNGPTVTVEV
- the ptprc gene encoding receptor-type tyrosine-protein phosphatase C isoform X17 is translated as MAKFLGLMFLVLTGLAICILSAADSDSKMASTSTQPTSFNSLSTSPGDHSTENSSRLIITDTTDASHTASSINTILPPRMSTTTEASPTFTSDSSSLSTASPTLTSTEAGSCSTCESSVTVKKIESKHALLVTFEEFNKNNCPSKPYFMILKNNASNKTITSATINMTESIFEIPLEKLEPCQYYNVSLNHTCTLKKNIISSNVTYWDKPTFNFTKNVSSEFYWTNRNETCAGDVTFSCDSIARPYKENEHVKLEPYHNYSCNATYAFFAPETFPVYFECEWKNSSEPKLEASTNSIMASWSLTSPNCDEQKVTYNVTCESKQEKTDSCIWNQNPNSCNVPALEFDSHYTCTIRVDYNNSKNVHSITMAVETLSGKPEISEKNFVMPQHNAFYVTYHVKWNGKNGTCYLNLTNGNKVESTKQNTSNEENCSFLLENLYYLTTYTFLVYAENGKGNKSDVQSTQHTTQYNYKAVLGFLGFLIFVTSLALLFVMYKIFALQRKRSSEVCEMDHLLPQENLLHVEPISADALVDTYRKKIADEGRLFMEEFQSIPRIFSNYTVKEAKKSENQSKNRYVDILPYDYNRVSLSNGGRHDYINASFIEGYKEPNKYIAAQGPKDETVEDFWRMVWEQKSSIIVMVTRCEEGNKNKCAQYWPSVERETEIFDDFVVKIKHEENCPDYIIRQLSLMNRKEKAAERDVTHIQFMSWPDHGVPGDPGLLLKLRRRVNSFKNIFSGPIVVHCSAGVGRTGTYIGIDAMIESLEAEGRMDIYGYVAKLRRQRCLMVQVESQYVLIHTALIEYNQFGETEISLMDFHSTVNTLKQREGNEPSLLELEYQKLPKFKNWRLSNLAATEENKKKNRSSIVPYDFNRVLVKLEEEEGHNSDAEDEEDYSSDEDDETSTKYINASYVNGYWSPKSLITAQGPLDSTVEDFLQMLFQKQVPAVIMLSDCMENGKEFCAQYWAEEKKVFGEMEVEVKETESTPTYIRRRLQIQSTKVKESVTSEQYHFLKWAGHELPANPLDLIDMMKSIRQNVGHGNSRDNISSPIVVHCNDGSSRSGIFCALWKLLDSADTERLVDIFQVAKGLRKERLGMFTSLEQYQFLYEALQAAFPVQNGEVKKAAASPDSVQVINEASGTTSADQVEAANSQAPENQAIAPPENQAVENPNAATASPSPQEGTCESSCVPEKAPSETTTNGPTVTVEV
- the ptprc gene encoding receptor-type tyrosine-protein phosphatase C isoform X13 yields the protein MAKFLGLMFLVLTGLAICILSAAGNNSNNSIMTTSTQPASFNTLSTSQDINMGTSSPPHTPSHQHPQLPTTTAGTDSNSKMASTSTQPTSFNTLSTSQDSDSKMASTSTQPTSFNSLSTSPGDHSTENSSRLIITDTTDASHTASSINTILPPRMSTTTEASPTFTSDSSSLSTASPTLTSTEAGSCSTCESSVTVKKIESKHALLVTFEEFNKNNCPSKPYFMILKNNASNKTITSATINMTESIFEIPLEKLEPCQYYNVSLNHTCTLKKNIISSNVTYWDKPTFNFTKNVSSEFYWTNRNETCAGDVTFSCDSIARPYKENEHVKLEPYHNYSCNATYAFFAPETFPVYFECEWKNSSEPKLEASTNSIMASWSLTSPNCDEQKVTYNVTCESKQEKTDSCIWNQNPNSCNVPALEFDSHYTCTIRVDYNNSKNVHSITMAVETLSGKPEISEKNFVMPQHNAFYVTYHVKWNGKNGTCYLNLTNGNKVESTKQNTSNEENCSFLLENLYYLTTYTFLVYAENGKGNKSDVQSTQHTTQYNYKAVLGFLGFLIFVTSLALLFVMYKIFALQRKRSSEVCEMDHLLPQENLLHVEPISADALVDTYRKKIADEGRLFMEEFQSIPRIFSNYTVKEAKKSENQSKNRYVDILPYDYNRVSLSNGGRHDYINASFIEGYKEPNKYIAAQGPKDETVEDFWRMVWEQKSSIIVMVTRCEEGNKNKCAQYWPSVERETEIFDDFVVKIKHEENCPDYIIRQLSLMNRKEKAAERDVTHIQFMSWPDHGVPGDPGLLLKLRRRVNSFKNIFSGPIVVHCSAGVGRTGTYIGIDAMIESLEAEGRMDIYGYVAKLRRQRCLMVQVESQYVLIHTALIEYNQFGETEISLMDFHSTVNTLKQREGNEPSLLELEYQKLPKFKNWRLSNLAATEENKKKNRSSIVPYDFNRVLVKLEEEEGHNSDAEDEEDYSSDEDDETSTKYINASYVNGYWSPKSLITAQGPLDSTVEDFLQMLFQKQVPAVIMLSDCMENGKEFCAQYWAEEKKVFGEMEVEVKETESTPTYIRRRLQIQSTKVKESVTSEQYHFLKWAGHELPANPLDLIDMMKSIRQNVGHGNSRDNISSPIVVHCNDGSSRSGIFCALWKLLDSADTERLVDIFQVAKGLRKERLGMFTSLEQYQFLYEALQAAFPVQNGEVKKAAASPDSVQVINEASGTTSADQVEAANSQAPENQAIAPPENQAVENPNAATASPSPQEGTCESSCVPEKAPSETTTNGPTVTVEV